The Corvus moneduloides isolate bCorMon1 chromosome 5, bCorMon1.pri, whole genome shotgun sequence genome includes a region encoding these proteins:
- the CCNI gene encoding cyclin-I isoform X1 — MKFSGPLESQRLSLLLEMAISREAQMWKARVPKIQPNQDVAISPRQRDEVIQWLAKLKYQFHLYPETLALAISLLDRFLAAVKARPKYLNCIAISCFFLAAKTIEEDERIPVLKVLARDSFCGCSPAEIRRMEKIILDKLNWDLHMATPLDFLHIFHAVAVSSRPQLPALLPTPSPSQHVAALTKQLLHCMACFQLLQFKGSMLALAIVSLELEKLLPDWLALIIELLQKAQMDSSQLIHCRELVAHHLSTLQLSLLPNSVYVYSPLQQTLVTCNRGAFHRQPSSVPGPGFSKDNGRPEAPVTGTAALYPHLPAPGSGCKPGSAKRKVEEMEVDDFYDGIKRLYNEDLAPEAVALENMGSVCGADVSRQEGSVSPCPPLQPVSVM; from the exons gATGTAGCCATTTCTCCAAGGCAGAGGGATGAGGTCATCCAGTGGCTGGCCAAGCTCAAGTACCAGTTCCACCTTTACCCAGAAACGCTCGCCCTGGCCATCAGCCTCTTGGACAGGTTTTTAGCGGCAGTAAAG GCCCGTCCAAAGTACCTGAACTGTATTGCAATCAGCTGCTTCTTCCTTGCTGCAAAGACCATTGAGGAAGATGAG AGGATTCCAGTACTGAAAGTGTTGGCTCGGGATAGCTTTTGTGGTTGTTCTCCAGCTGAAATTCGCAGAATGGAGAAGATCATCCTGGATAAACTGAACTGGGATCTTCACATGGCAACGCCACTGGATTTCCTTCATATT TTCCACGCCGTGGCGGTGTCCAGCAGGCCGCAGCTcccggccctgctgcccacaccgAGCCCCTCGCAGCACGTGGCGGCGCTcaccaagcagctgctgcactgcatggcctgtttccagctgctgcagttcaAGGGCTCCATGCTGGCGCTGGCCATCgtcagcctggagctggagaagctgctccCCGACTGGCTGGCTCTCATCATCGAGCTGCTCCAGAAGGCACAG ATGGACAGCTCGCAGCTGATCCACTGCCGGGAGCTCGTGGCACATCACCTTTCCACTCTGCAGCTTTCTCTGCTGCCCAACTCTGTATATGTCTACAGTCCCCTCCAGCAGACCCTGGTGACCTGTAACAGAGGAGCGTTCCACCGCCAGCCCTCCTCTGTCCCAGGGCCGGGTTTCTCCAAGGACAACGGCCGGCCAGAAGCGCCCGTCACAGGTACAGCCGCGCTCTACCCGCACCTGCCCGCCCCCGGCAGCGGCTGCAAGCCAGGCTCCGCCAAGCGCAAGGTGGAAGAGATGGAAGTGGACGACTTCTACGACGGCATCAAGCGCCTCTACAACGAAGACCTGGCTCCGGAGGCAGTGGCCCTGGAGAACATGGGCTCTGTTTGCGGTGCCGACGTCTCACGGCAGGAGGGCAGCGTGTCCCCTTGCCCGCCTCTGCAGCCGGTGTCTGTCATGTAG
- the SEPTIN11 gene encoding septin-11 isoform X2 — MCYYIARQKWLLEGKGTSLTSKGLQMNDDLRNLSLSGHVGFDSLPDQLVNKSTSQGFCFNILCVGETGIGKSTLMDTLFNTKFESEPATHNEPGVRLKARSYELQESNVRLKLTIVDTVGFGDQINKDDSYKPIVEYIDAQFEAYLQEELKIKRSLFNYHDTRIHACLYFIAPTGHSLKSLDLVTMKKLDSKVNIIPIIAKADTIAKNELHKFKSKIMSELVSNGVQIYQFPTDEETVAEINATMSVHLPFAVVGSTEEVKIGNKMAKARQYPWGVVQVENENHCDFVKLREMLIRVNMEDLREQTHTRHYELYRRCKLEEMGFKDTDPDSKPFSLQETYEAKRNEFLGELQKKEDEMRQMFVMRVKEKEAELKEAEKDLHEKFDHLKRTHQEEKKKVEDKKKELEEELNNFQKKKAAAQLLQSQAQQAGSQQTKKDKDKKNFFFM, encoded by the exons AACGATGACCTCAGGAACCTGTCCCTGTCTGGCCACGTGGGCTTCGACAGCCTCCCGGACCAGCTGGTCAACAAGTCAACGTCGCAGGGCTTCTGCTTCAACATCCTCTGCGTGG GTGAAACTGGCATCGGCAAGTCGACGCTGATGGACACTCTGTTCAACACCAAGTTCGAGAGTGAGCCCGCGACGCACAACGAGCCCGGCGTGAGGTTGAAAGCCAGGAGTTACGAGCTCCAGGAGAGCAACGTCCGCCTGAAGCTGACCATTGTGGACACAGTGGGGTTTGGTGATCAGATCAACAAGGATGACAG CTACAAGCCCATAGTAGAATACATCGACGCCCAGTTCGAGGCCTacctgcaggaagagctgaagaTCAAGCGATCCCTGTTCAACTACCACGACACGCGGATCCACGCCTGCCTGTACTTCATCGCTCCCACCGGACACTCGCTCAAGTCCCTGGACTTGGTCACCATGAAGAAGCTCGACAGTAAG GTGAACATCATCCCCATCATTGCCAAGGCTGACACCATTGCGAAAAACGAGTTGCACAAGTTCAAGAGTAAAATCATGAGCGAGCTGGTCAGCAACGGCGTCCAGATCTACCAGTTCCCGACTGACGAGGAGACGGTGGCCGAGATCAATGCTACCATGAGT GTTCACCTTCCTTTTGCCGTGGTTGGCAGCACTGAAGAAGTGAAGATTGGCAATAAGATGGCAAAAGCCAGGCAGTACCCCTGGGGTGTCGTGCAGG TTGAAAACGAAAACCACTGTGACTTTGTGAAGCTGCGGGAGATGCTGATCCGAGTGAACATGGAGGACTTGAGAGAGCAGACGCACACCCGGCACTACGAGCTGTACAGGCGCTGCAAGCTGGAAGAGATGGGATTCAAGGACACGGATCCGGACAGCAAGCCTTTCAG TCTCCAAGAGACTTATGAAGCAAAGAGGAATGAATTCCTGGGCGAACTCCAGAAGAAGGAGGACGAAATGAGGCAGATGTTTGTCATGCGagtgaaggagaaggaagcagagttaaaggaagcagagaaggat CTTCATGAAAAGTTCGACCATCTAAAGAGGACTCAccaagaagagaagaaaaaggtggaagacaaaaagaaggaaCTTGAGGAAGAGCTGAACAACTTTCAAAAGAagaaggcagcagctcagctatTACAGTCACAGGCTCAGCAGGCAGGTTCTCAACAAACCAAGAAAGACAAGGACAAGAAAAA cTTCTTCTTTATGTAA
- the SEPTIN11 gene encoding septin-11 isoform X1, producing MCYYIARQKWLLEGKGTSLTSKGLQMNDDLRNLSLSGHVGFDSLPDQLVNKSTSQGFCFNILCVGETGIGKSTLMDTLFNTKFESEPATHNEPGVRLKARSYELQESNVRLKLTIVDTVGFGDQINKDDSYKPIVEYIDAQFEAYLQEELKIKRSLFNYHDTRIHACLYFIAPTGHSLKSLDLVTMKKLDSKVNIIPIIAKADTIAKNELHKFKSKIMSELVSNGVQIYQFPTDEETVAEINATMSVHLPFAVVGSTEEVKIGNKMAKARQYPWGVVQVENENHCDFVKLREMLIRVNMEDLREQTHTRHYELYRRCKLEEMGFKDTDPDSKPFSLQETYEAKRNEFLGELQKKEDEMRQMFVMRVKEKEAELKEAEKDLHEKFDHLKRTHQEEKKKVEDKKKELEEELNNFQKKKAAAQLLQSQAQQAGSQQTKKDKDKKNASFT from the exons AACGATGACCTCAGGAACCTGTCCCTGTCTGGCCACGTGGGCTTCGACAGCCTCCCGGACCAGCTGGTCAACAAGTCAACGTCGCAGGGCTTCTGCTTCAACATCCTCTGCGTGG GTGAAACTGGCATCGGCAAGTCGACGCTGATGGACACTCTGTTCAACACCAAGTTCGAGAGTGAGCCCGCGACGCACAACGAGCCCGGCGTGAGGTTGAAAGCCAGGAGTTACGAGCTCCAGGAGAGCAACGTCCGCCTGAAGCTGACCATTGTGGACACAGTGGGGTTTGGTGATCAGATCAACAAGGATGACAG CTACAAGCCCATAGTAGAATACATCGACGCCCAGTTCGAGGCCTacctgcaggaagagctgaagaTCAAGCGATCCCTGTTCAACTACCACGACACGCGGATCCACGCCTGCCTGTACTTCATCGCTCCCACCGGACACTCGCTCAAGTCCCTGGACTTGGTCACCATGAAGAAGCTCGACAGTAAG GTGAACATCATCCCCATCATTGCCAAGGCTGACACCATTGCGAAAAACGAGTTGCACAAGTTCAAGAGTAAAATCATGAGCGAGCTGGTCAGCAACGGCGTCCAGATCTACCAGTTCCCGACTGACGAGGAGACGGTGGCCGAGATCAATGCTACCATGAGT GTTCACCTTCCTTTTGCCGTGGTTGGCAGCACTGAAGAAGTGAAGATTGGCAATAAGATGGCAAAAGCCAGGCAGTACCCCTGGGGTGTCGTGCAGG TTGAAAACGAAAACCACTGTGACTTTGTGAAGCTGCGGGAGATGCTGATCCGAGTGAACATGGAGGACTTGAGAGAGCAGACGCACACCCGGCACTACGAGCTGTACAGGCGCTGCAAGCTGGAAGAGATGGGATTCAAGGACACGGATCCGGACAGCAAGCCTTTCAG TCTCCAAGAGACTTATGAAGCAAAGAGGAATGAATTCCTGGGCGAACTCCAGAAGAAGGAGGACGAAATGAGGCAGATGTTTGTCATGCGagtgaaggagaaggaagcagagttaaaggaagcagagaaggat CTTCATGAAAAGTTCGACCATCTAAAGAGGACTCAccaagaagagaagaaaaaggtggaagacaaaaagaaggaaCTTGAGGAAGAGCTGAACAACTTTCAAAAGAagaaggcagcagctcagctatTACAGTCACAGGCTCAGCAGGCAGGTTCTCAACAAACCAAGAAAGACAAGGACAAGAAAAA TGCAAGCTTCACATAA
- the SEPTIN11 gene encoding septin-11 isoform X4 yields the protein MAVAVGRPANDDLRNLSLSGHVGFDSLPDQLVNKSTSQGFCFNILCVGETGIGKSTLMDTLFNTKFESEPATHNEPGVRLKARSYELQESNVRLKLTIVDTVGFGDQINKDDSYKPIVEYIDAQFEAYLQEELKIKRSLFNYHDTRIHACLYFIAPTGHSLKSLDLVTMKKLDSKVNIIPIIAKADTIAKNELHKFKSKIMSELVSNGVQIYQFPTDEETVAEINATMSVHLPFAVVGSTEEVKIGNKMAKARQYPWGVVQVENENHCDFVKLREMLIRVNMEDLREQTHTRHYELYRRCKLEEMGFKDTDPDSKPFSLQETYEAKRNEFLGELQKKEDEMRQMFVMRVKEKEAELKEAEKDLHEKFDHLKRTHQEEKKKVEDKKKELEEELNNFQKKKAAAQLLQSQAQQAGSQQTKKDKDKKNASFT from the exons AACGATGACCTCAGGAACCTGTCCCTGTCTGGCCACGTGGGCTTCGACAGCCTCCCGGACCAGCTGGTCAACAAGTCAACGTCGCAGGGCTTCTGCTTCAACATCCTCTGCGTGG GTGAAACTGGCATCGGCAAGTCGACGCTGATGGACACTCTGTTCAACACCAAGTTCGAGAGTGAGCCCGCGACGCACAACGAGCCCGGCGTGAGGTTGAAAGCCAGGAGTTACGAGCTCCAGGAGAGCAACGTCCGCCTGAAGCTGACCATTGTGGACACAGTGGGGTTTGGTGATCAGATCAACAAGGATGACAG CTACAAGCCCATAGTAGAATACATCGACGCCCAGTTCGAGGCCTacctgcaggaagagctgaagaTCAAGCGATCCCTGTTCAACTACCACGACACGCGGATCCACGCCTGCCTGTACTTCATCGCTCCCACCGGACACTCGCTCAAGTCCCTGGACTTGGTCACCATGAAGAAGCTCGACAGTAAG GTGAACATCATCCCCATCATTGCCAAGGCTGACACCATTGCGAAAAACGAGTTGCACAAGTTCAAGAGTAAAATCATGAGCGAGCTGGTCAGCAACGGCGTCCAGATCTACCAGTTCCCGACTGACGAGGAGACGGTGGCCGAGATCAATGCTACCATGAGT GTTCACCTTCCTTTTGCCGTGGTTGGCAGCACTGAAGAAGTGAAGATTGGCAATAAGATGGCAAAAGCCAGGCAGTACCCCTGGGGTGTCGTGCAGG TTGAAAACGAAAACCACTGTGACTTTGTGAAGCTGCGGGAGATGCTGATCCGAGTGAACATGGAGGACTTGAGAGAGCAGACGCACACCCGGCACTACGAGCTGTACAGGCGCTGCAAGCTGGAAGAGATGGGATTCAAGGACACGGATCCGGACAGCAAGCCTTTCAG TCTCCAAGAGACTTATGAAGCAAAGAGGAATGAATTCCTGGGCGAACTCCAGAAGAAGGAGGACGAAATGAGGCAGATGTTTGTCATGCGagtgaaggagaaggaagcagagttaaaggaagcagagaaggat CTTCATGAAAAGTTCGACCATCTAAAGAGGACTCAccaagaagagaagaaaaaggtggaagacaaaaagaaggaaCTTGAGGAAGAGCTGAACAACTTTCAAAAGAagaaggcagcagctcagctatTACAGTCACAGGCTCAGCAGGCAGGTTCTCAACAAACCAAGAAAGACAAGGACAAGAAAAA TGCAAGCTTCACATAA
- the SEPTIN11 gene encoding septin-11 isoform X3 — MCYYIARQKWLLEGKGTSLTSKGLQMNDDLRNLSLSGHVGFDSLPDQLVNKSTSQGFCFNILCVGETGIGKSTLMDTLFNTKFESEPATHNEPGVRLKARSYELQESNVRLKLTIVDTVGFGDQINKDDSYKPIVEYIDAQFEAYLQEELKIKRSLFNYHDTRIHACLYFIAPTGHSLKSLDLVTMKKLDSKVNIIPIIAKADTIAKNELHKFKSKIMSELVSNGVQIYQFPTDEETVAEINATMSVHLPFAVVGSTEEVKIGNKMAKARQYPWGVVQVENENHCDFVKLREMLIRVNMEDLREQTHTRHYELYRRCKLEEMGFKDTDPDSKPFSLQETYEAKRNEFLGELQKKEDEMRQMFVMRVKEKEAELKEAEKDLHEKFDHLKRTHQEEKKKVEDKKKELEEELNNFQKKKAAAQLLQSQAQQAGSQQTKKDKDKKNFLSM, encoded by the exons AACGATGACCTCAGGAACCTGTCCCTGTCTGGCCACGTGGGCTTCGACAGCCTCCCGGACCAGCTGGTCAACAAGTCAACGTCGCAGGGCTTCTGCTTCAACATCCTCTGCGTGG GTGAAACTGGCATCGGCAAGTCGACGCTGATGGACACTCTGTTCAACACCAAGTTCGAGAGTGAGCCCGCGACGCACAACGAGCCCGGCGTGAGGTTGAAAGCCAGGAGTTACGAGCTCCAGGAGAGCAACGTCCGCCTGAAGCTGACCATTGTGGACACAGTGGGGTTTGGTGATCAGATCAACAAGGATGACAG CTACAAGCCCATAGTAGAATACATCGACGCCCAGTTCGAGGCCTacctgcaggaagagctgaagaTCAAGCGATCCCTGTTCAACTACCACGACACGCGGATCCACGCCTGCCTGTACTTCATCGCTCCCACCGGACACTCGCTCAAGTCCCTGGACTTGGTCACCATGAAGAAGCTCGACAGTAAG GTGAACATCATCCCCATCATTGCCAAGGCTGACACCATTGCGAAAAACGAGTTGCACAAGTTCAAGAGTAAAATCATGAGCGAGCTGGTCAGCAACGGCGTCCAGATCTACCAGTTCCCGACTGACGAGGAGACGGTGGCCGAGATCAATGCTACCATGAGT GTTCACCTTCCTTTTGCCGTGGTTGGCAGCACTGAAGAAGTGAAGATTGGCAATAAGATGGCAAAAGCCAGGCAGTACCCCTGGGGTGTCGTGCAGG TTGAAAACGAAAACCACTGTGACTTTGTGAAGCTGCGGGAGATGCTGATCCGAGTGAACATGGAGGACTTGAGAGAGCAGACGCACACCCGGCACTACGAGCTGTACAGGCGCTGCAAGCTGGAAGAGATGGGATTCAAGGACACGGATCCGGACAGCAAGCCTTTCAG TCTCCAAGAGACTTATGAAGCAAAGAGGAATGAATTCCTGGGCGAACTCCAGAAGAAGGAGGACGAAATGAGGCAGATGTTTGTCATGCGagtgaaggagaaggaagcagagttaaaggaagcagagaaggat CTTCATGAAAAGTTCGACCATCTAAAGAGGACTCAccaagaagagaagaaaaaggtggaagacaaaaagaaggaaCTTGAGGAAGAGCTGAACAACTTTCAAAAGAagaaggcagcagctcagctatTACAGTCACAGGCTCAGCAGGCAGGTTCTCAACAAACCAAGAAAGACAAGGACAAGAAAAA tttcctttccaTGTAA